One window of Trichomycterus rosablanca isolate fTriRos1 chromosome 2, fTriRos1.hap1, whole genome shotgun sequence genomic DNA carries:
- the psmb9a gene encoding proteasome subunit beta type-9: protein MMEESTLKPSWMTEEVKTGTTIIAIAFKGGVVIGSDSRVSAGESVVNRVMNKLSPLHDKIYCALSGSAADAQTIAELVNYQLDVHSLEMEEDPLVHSAATLVKNICYKYKEELSAHLIVAGWDRRAGGQVYVTLDGLLSKQPFAIGGSGSSYIYGFVDAEYRKDMTRRKCQEFVVNALTLAMSRDGSSGGVAYIATIDEEGAEEKCILGNELPKFFDQ, encoded by the exons ATGATGGAAGAATCTACTTTGAAACCCAGCTGGATGACCGAAGAGGTCAAAACTGGA ACTACAATCATAGCGATTGCATTTAAAGGCGGAGTTGTCATTGGCTCTGACTCACGTGTTTCTGCAGG GGAATCAGTCGTGAATAGGGTCATGAATAAACTATCTCCTCTTCATGACAAGATCTACTGTGCACTgtctggatctgctgctgatGCTCAGACCATTGCTGAGCTAGTCAACTACCAACTGGATGTACACAG TTTAGAGATGGAAGAAGACCCTCTAGTACACTCTGCTGCCACACTAGTAAAAAACATTTGCTACAAGTACAAAGAGGAACTATCTGCACACCTCATTGTTGCAGGTTGGGACAGGAGGGCTGGTGGACAG GTATATGTAACATTGGATGGCCTACTGTCTAAGCAACCTTTTGCTATTGGTGGCTCAGGCAGTTCATACATCTATGGGTTTGTAGATGCAGAATATCGAAAAGACATGACAAGGAGAAAATGTCAGGAGTTTGTTGTAAACG CACTAACACTGGCTATGAGCAGAGATGGTTCTAGTGGAGGTGTTGCTTACATTGCTACCATTGATGAAGAGGGAGCTGAGGAGAAGTGTATTCTTGGAAATGAATTACCCAAGTTTTTTGATCAGTAA